The sequence below is a genomic window from Prosthecobacter dejongeii.
GAAATGGTGATCTCTAAATCCGCGCTCTCTACCACGCAGCGGCCTTGCTCGGCAGTGAACCATTCCAGATAGAGGCTGTTTCGCCACTCCGTGGGGACGTCTTCGATGCGGTCTTCCCGGTAGGCGGCTTGCCATTCTTCTTCCGGCACAGTGAAGACCTTCACCCTGCGCGAAGCCGTGATGTCACCGACCACTCCATGCTGGAGGCGATTCAGCTTCCGCAACTCAGGCTGGGGCAGGGCAGTGGGATTGACAAAGGAGACACGCGTGCCAGCCACGTCCCGCCAGGCATCACCATCCAGGTCCAGTTCCACGGGCTCCTCACGTCCGATTAACCACAAACGACCCCGAACGCGGCCGCGTTCGGTGTTATCAATTTCACCATGGGTGATGGCGGTATGAATGCGTAATGCCACGTCAAAGAAAGGGGGGAAGCAGGTGAGGGAGGCGCGGGGCGAGAGATCAGGCTTTCAAGGCCTGCTCGATGTCTGCCCAGAGATCCTCCACATGCTCAATGCCGACGGAAAAACGCACGAGGCCATCGGTGACACCGGCGGCTTCACGGATGTCTTTGGGGATGGAGGCATGGGTCATGGTGGCTGGATGGCACACCAGAGATTCGATGCCGCCGAGGCTTTCGGCCTGTGTGAAAAGACGCAGCCTGCGGATGAAAGCGAGGGCCTGCTCCTGCGTGTGGCCAAAGTCAGCCAACAGCATGCCCGAGCCCGCGCTCATCTGCTTTTTCGCTAGCTCATACTGAGGGTTCGAAGGTAGGAAGGGATAACGCACACTTTTCACGTCGGCCCGGGCCTCCAGGCGGGTGGCCAACTCCAGGGCATTGGCACTGTGGCGCTCCATGCGAAGGGCCTCCGTCTTCACGCCACGTGAGGTCAGCCAGGAATCAAAAGGGCTGGGCTGCAAACCGAGGGCTTTTTGGGCAAAGATCATTTTCTCCTGCCACTCGGCGGAATTCGAACAGACCGCGCCACCCAGGGCATCGGAGTGACCATTGGTGTACTTCGTGGTGCTGAGCAGGGAGAGATCGGCCCCTAGATCCAGAGGACGCTGCAGGAGGCTAGAAGCAAAGGTATTGTCCATCACCACCGTGGCGCCAACGCTGTGGGCCACATCGGCGATGGCGCTGATGTCCAAAATTTTGAGCAGGGGGTTCGTGGGGGACTCCAGCCATACCAGGGCTGGTTTGATCTCAGCGATGCGGGCGTAGTTCGCGGGATTGGCCAGGTCCACGTACTCGATCTCCACATTGAACTTGCGCAGCACGCGCTCAAACAGGCGGTAGGTGCAGCCATAGATGTTTTGTTCGGAGACGATGGTGTCCCCGGCTTTCAGGCCAAAGGCAATGGCGGTGATGGCGGA
It includes:
- a CDS encoding trans-sulfuration enzyme family protein codes for the protein MKEDPTVPSDARFETRAIHIGQDYRSETGAVIPPIYMTSTYETGNPGGFDYTRSGSPNYRNLQNTLASLENAQHCTVFASGVSAITAIAFGLKAGDTIVSEQNIYGCTYRLFERVLRKFNVEIEYVDLANPANYARIAEIKPALVWLESPTNPLLKILDISAIADVAHSVGATVVMDNTFASSLLQRPLDLGADLSLLSTTKYTNGHSDALGGAVCSNSAEWQEKMIFAQKALGLQPSPFDSWLTSRGVKTEALRMERHSANALELATRLEARADVKSVRYPFLPSNPQYELAKKQMSAGSGMLLADFGHTQEQALAFIRRLRLFTQAESLGGIESLVCHPATMTHASIPKDIREAAGVTDGLVRFSVGIEHVEDLWADIEQALKA